The following coding sequences lie in one Cryptococcus gattii WM276 chromosome L, complete sequence genomic window:
- a CDS encoding Serine/threonine-protein kinase KIN4, putative (Similar to TIGR gene model, INSD accession AAW45074.1): MHQQKAPAAHHSYSYAPYPHASVSAESTVPSMAQPQVYYQQLSSDFYPQVRGHNAHMMASNSTQAGPSQSAGNSAFAMPDVRQPKSARPRPPPSSATMPMIPTSLADPSMHSYAPVQAPAAQQMRTASRRSHNPAATLNSPSAPRPEELTDEYVLHPSVYAFKQEYPRRAMVGLGPYIVLQTLGEGEFGKVKLGVHADYGVEVAIKLIRRGDLQEEAHASKVEREINVLKTLKHPNIVRMFDVLDTHKYIGIVLEFAGGGELFEYILANEYLKDKEGQRIFAQLISGVDYLHKKGVIHRDLKLENLLLDKNRNLIITDFGFANQFDLSKGDLMSTSCGSPCYAAPELVVLDTPYHGSAVDIWSCGVILYAMLAGYLPYDDDPDNPDAGNVVELYRYIMNTELHYPDHVSPMGKNLLQHMLILHPEHRIKIPAIVKHPWIKSYHDMFNKSVEECEAAFQDAMYRKSKQARKELQERRRVQIQARESLQAERAHVQRSQSVAPGTIITAAALDQIRRRPHSAIPGSAPLHETIAKHSESVDDAPLSTRPATPSTALSQPAEIRSIRSSATTEAESMAPGLSFTTSISVPTAMTVETPSPVPMQSPIDTLPPVVIAAVQPLMEAVPAAQGHQTRHTIPVEYARKTSYDRPKGTSDDSHGRVEGSTETTSTADTVMVASSLLDVKREESSDVEMESGSSDSEQPKTASDDKSQQPGEKAMDTSLIVPTTAPLAPPADFGTATATNDSSQVVEPLEMPMPVPVAEHGSDAIDEMMSPSTPRISTFVEQEPVNVTPRAKMRAAQIATTPKASVVNERKKHGSVPPPMGASSVSISRPESSLTDIGLPKPPKKDRSRKGMSLDKFGLAKLLGHASQAHTTVHGEGKMAPPSASSSALALQHQLQQHGGQSQSTSESDSVKKSRRRTLQFGFHSRKDSKASSAVTTPGVPLTDKDTNDENRLSSTMRDKRRKTIQVGLSTQSEQKDTVVNVSGLPSSGHLVKNPVAESLQGVSVSPGVGTKASAPEQSSPSVVAMDAFASQQGPYSSYRGSFSRASKVMDWFRRKTLVKETLPEPKSPALKSDSQSSFVRIGEVASTAGKAQESAQALTASHGNTDKTEETKETFDSTTDKENNTKATPAKSSVLSRSIDGTTTTPSVTLTPRPTAATTLTIGTSMQQSPLTTIRTRSASTFTFDESRIRVHNGLVDQSALSTKPPQDVFMEVMQVLRGMGVEMKRESDFKLRCTRAKKKVAGTSIGLGSVISTGSGMSPFSIMNNASTSKTDSRGLPMPTSPSVANRSSTGIKGLLRRGSSRSSARPARFTRTDDEVPNPPSQSTPNLELTESSTASKPEPLYGKELMDAGDEVKFTVELCKMKNLPGLFILKIKRTKGNLWSFKFIYQTVIERTTTLTH; the protein is encoded by the exons ATGCATCAGCAAAAAGCACCCGCCGCTCATCATTCTTATTCGTACGCGCCTTACCCACACGCTTCAGTTTCTGCCGAAAGTACTGTACCTTCAATGGCACAGCCTCAAGTGTACTATCAACAGCTATCGTCTGACTTCTATCCGCAAGTCCGGGGTCACAACGCACACATGATGGCATCCAATAGTACACAGGCGGGACCATCCCAATCAGCGGGAAACAGCGCATTCGCCATGCCAGACGTCCGTCAACCAAAATCCGCTCGACCACGGCCGCCTCCTTCGTCCGCCACCATGCCCATGATCCCAACTTCGCTTGCCGACCCATCTATGCATTCGTACGCTCCGGTACAAGCTCCCGCTGCCCAACAGATGCGTACTGCTAGTCGCCGTTCCCATAATCCTGCTGCCACTTTGAATTCACCCTCGGCTCCGCGGCCCGAGGAGCTAACAGATGAATATGTCTTGCATCCTTCAGTATACGCGTTCAAACAAGAGTACCCACGGCGAGCCATGGTCGGCTTGGGGCCATATATAGTGCTACAGACATTGGGAGAAGGCGAATTTGGCAAAGTCAAGCTGGGTGTTCATGCGGACTACGGCGTGGAAGTTGCAATCAAGTTAATTAGGCGAGGGGATCTGCAAGAAGAGGCTCATGCAAGCAAAGTCGAAAGGGAAATCAACGTTTTAAAG ACATTGAAACACCCAAATATTGTCCGTATGTTCGACGTCCTTGATACGCACAAATACATCGGTATTGTGTTGGAGTTTGCTGGAG GCGGGGAGCTTTTTGAGTACATTCTTGCCAACGAATATCTGAAGGACAAAGAAGGTCAAAGGATTTTTGCTCAACTGATATCCGGCGTGGACTACCTGCACAAGAAAGGCGTCATCCACCGTGATCTGAAGTTGGAAAATCTATTACTCGACAAGAACAGGAACCTTATCATTACAGATTTCGGGTTTGCAAACCAATTTGACCTGTCGAAAGGGGATCTCATGTCTACCAGTTGTGGAAGTCCATGCTATGCCGCGCCAGAACTTGTTGTGTTGGACACACCTTACCACGGTTCTGCGGTCGACATCTGGTCCTGCGGAGTCATCCTTTACGCAATGCTTGCCGGATATCTCCCTTATGATGACGATCCTGACAACCCTGACGCTGGAAATGTTGTTGAGCTTTATCGCTATATCATGAATACCGAACTGCATTATCCCGATCACGTATCCCCAATGGGGAAAAACCTACTCCAGCATATGCTTATTCTTCACCCCGAGCATCGAATCAAGATACCTGCTATTGTCAAACATCCATGGATCAAATCCTATCATGACATGTTCAACAAGTCTGTCGAGGAATGCGAGGCGGCCTTCCAGGATGCCATGTATAGGAAAAGTAAACAAGCTAGAAAGGAATTGCAAGAGCGTCGCAGAGTGCAGATACAAGCTCGCGAATCCTTACAGGCGGAGAGGGCCCATGTGCAGCGAAGCCAGAGCGTTGCTCCAGGCACTATTATCACTGCAGCTGCGCTTGATCAAATCCGCCGCCGGCCACATAGTGCTATTCCAGGGTCCGCCCCACTTCACGAAACTATTGCCAAGCACTCTGAGTCAGTAGACGATGCACCGCTCTCTACAAGACCGGCTACGCCTTCAACTGCTCTCTCCCAACCGGCTGAGATCCGTTCTATCCGTTCTTCTGCTACTACGGAGGCAGAGTCCATGGCTCCTGGTCTTTCATTTACGACATCCATCAGCGTCCCTACTGCCATGACTGTTGAGACACCATCCCCTGTCCCAATGCAATCCCCCATCGATACTCTTCCCCCTGTGGTAATTGCTGCCGTGCAGCCTTTGATGGAAGCAGTGCCAGCAGCCCAAGGTCACCAGACCCGACACACCATTCCAGTGGAATACGCCCGGAAAACGTCATATGATAGGCCAAAAGGAACCTCTGATGACAGTCATGGACGCGTAGAGGGGTCAACGGAAACCACAAGCACCGCTGACACAGTGATGGTCgcatcttctcttcttgaTGTGAAACGGGAAGAATCGAGTGATGTTGAGATGGAGTCAGGCTCTTCGGACAGCGAGCAGCCTAAAACGGCAAGTGACGATAAATCACAGCAGCCCGGAGAAAAGGCAATGGATACATCGCTTATCGTCCCAACAACTGCTCCCCTTGCCCCTCCCGCAGATTTTGGCACCGCTACAGCAACAAACGATTCTTCACAGGTCGTCGAACCGCTGGAAATGCCAATGCCGGTTCCCGTGGCGGAGCATGGATCTGATGCTATCGATGAAATGATGTCTCCCTCCACTCCCCGGATTTCCACATTTGTTGAACAGGAACCTGTGAATGTCACTCCCCGCGCAAAAATGCGGGCAGCCCAAATCGCAACCACTCCAAAGGCCTCTGTGGTCAATGAACGGAAGAAGCATGGTTCTGTGCCCCCTCCAATGGGTGCCAGCTCTGTTTCAATCTCGCGACCAGAATCTTCACTCACTGACATTGGGCTCCCTAAGCCTCCGAAAAAGGATCGAAGCCGGAAAGGCATGTCGCTTGATAAATTTGGACTGGCGAAGCTTTTGGGCCATGCTTCGCAAGCACACACAACGGTGCACGGTGAAGGGAAGATGGCTCCCCCTAGCGCCAGCTCCAGTGCTCTTGCTCTGCAACATCAGTTACAGCAACATGGAGGCCAGAGCCAGTCCACCTCAGAGAGCGACAGTGTCAAAAAGTCGAGGAGACGAACTTTGCAATTTGGTTTCCATAG TCGCAAGGATAGCAAAGCATCTTCTGCGGTCACCACTCCTGGAGTCCCTCTTACGGACAAGGACACCAATGATGAGAACAGGTTATCTTCCACTATGAGGGATAAGAGAAGGAAAACAATTCAAGTCGGCTTGAGCAC TCAATCCGAACAGAAGGATACAGTTGTCAACGTTTCTGGTCTCCCTTCCTCTGGTCATTTGGTCAAGAACCCTGTCGCCGAATCTCTCCAAGGAGTCTCCGTCAGTCCTGGCGTTGGGACAAAGGCCTCTGCACCGGAGCAAAGCTCCCCCTCGGTTGTCGCAATGGACGCATTCGCTTCCCAGCAGGGCCCTTACTCGAGCTACCGAGGCTCCTTTAGCAGGGCTTCCAAAGTCATGGATTGGTTCCGGCGCAAAACACTTGTCAAAGAGACATTACCTGAGCCAAAATCGCCGGCCCTCAAGTCAGATTCCCAGTCGTCATTTGTACGAATCGGTGAAGTTGCCTCAACTGCGGGCAAAGCCCAGGAATCCGCCCAAGCATTGACAGCTTCTCACGGAAACACTGACAAGACGGAAGAGACAAAAGAGACATTTGATTCAACCACTGATAAGGAGAACAACACAAAAGCAACCCCTGCCAAATCCTCTGTTTTGTCACGATCCATTGATGGTACTACTACAACTCCCTCTGTTACGTTAACTCCTCGTCCGACTGCTGCCACCACACTTACTATCGGCACTTCGATGCAACAATCTCCACTCACTACTATCCGTACACGATCAGCCTCAACATTCACGTTCGACGAATCCAGAATCCGCGTGCACAATGGTCTTGTTGATCAGTCAGCGCTTTCCACTAAGCCGCCGCAAGATGTCTTTATGGAAGTCATGCAGGTCTTGCGCGGTATGGGTGTGGAGATGAAGCGTGAGAGTGATTTCAAACTGAGGTGCACGAgagcaaaaaagaaggtTGCTGGCACCTCAATCGGCTTGGGAAGCGTCATTAGTACGGGTTCGGGTATGAGCCCCTTCTCAATCATGAATAATGCTTCAACCAGCAAG ACCGACTCTAGAGGGTTGCCTATGCCCACGAGTCCCTCTGTGGCTAACCGATCCAGCACAGGTATCAAGGGTCTCCTTCGTCGGGGAAGTTCTCGATCCTCTGCTCGCCCTGCTCGATTTACTAGGACTGATGATGAGGTTCCCAACCCTCCATCTCAATCCACGCCAAATCTTGAGCTGACTGAGTCGTCGACGGCATCCAAGCCTGAGCCATTATATGGCAAAGAATT AATGGACGCCGGGGACGAAGTGAAATTTACGGTGGAGTTGTGCAAGATGAAAAATTTACCTGGGCTTTTCATCCTCAAGATCAAAAGAACAAAGGGCAATCTTTGGTCATTCAAGTTCATATACCAGACGGTGATTGA ACGTACCACCACCCTGACGCACTGA
- a CDS encoding uncharacterized protein (Similar to TIGR gene model, INSD accession AAW45073.1) — MYEPFSPNLTFTEGFVLGQASFLIILLLFIRYVVFSPSEQIDHEGWRKRRAERADLLSNHTPPPLSVLLSKTSYDMSIHPAESSDWVNVLLAQILQGYRNDLLSEGGEEGARQRIEGWLNPKGERLSWLDPIDVTSLSLGTSYPLLSNARIRPADGQGRLRAEIDVDYLDSLSMTLSTAVLINFPKPRFAVLPVTLGVELVSVGGTMSVQLHEPIEDRQHIHANLLPDFHLNLKVTSLLGSRAKLQDIPKLEQLIVSRLRNLIQDRLVHPNHISLALPRILSPSVSSTPILEGLGEGAVDAIKDAVSDGVKRMVEDFMGENPLEGALNEQGEGQWVDENYPPTPLVQPPGTFPTLSESSRQSLPPSRPQSTTHGHPQLFYRRPLIHPAQTYHHYNTYTLDPQIPHSVSYRHPPRESHIHNPPQTPVPQRPSHGQGRMSTASSLTPSQSQSQFRFRGQFASSMNPGQVGTSR; from the exons ATGTACGAACCCTTCTCTCCCAATTTGACCTTCACGGAAGGCTTTGTCCTTGGCCAAGCgtccttcctcatcatcctcctACTGTTTATTCGCTATGTTGTATTCTCTCCCAGTGAGCAGATAGACCATGAAGGCTGGCGCAAACGACGTGCCGAGCGGGCAGAT CTCCTCTCTAATCACACACCCCCTCCACTATCAGTCCTCCTTTCCAAGACATCATATGATATGTCTATCCATCCCGCCGAATCTTCCGACTGGGTAAATGTCTTGCTAGCGCAAATCTTGCAAGGTTATCGGAACGACCTTCTTTCAGAAGgcggagaagaaggcgcAAGGCAGAGAATAGAAGGATGGCTGAATCCGAAGGGGGAGCGCCTAAGCTGGCTTGATCCAATAGATGTCACCTCCTTGTCATTAGGGACCTCCTATCCGCTCCTGTCAAATGCTAGAATAAGACCGGCAGATGGACAAGGTCGCTTG CGCGCAGAAATTGATGTTGACTATCTGGACTCTTTAAGCATGACACTCTCCACGGCTGTTTTGATAAACTTTCCAAAGCCGCGTTTCGCAGTCTTGCCCGTCACATTGGGTGTCGAACTCGTATCTGTCGGTGGTACT ATGAGTGTGCAACTTCATGAACCAATAGAGGACCGACAACATATTCATGCAAACTTATTACCCGACTTCCATCTCAACCTGAAAGTCACAAGTCTCCTTGGAAGTCGAGCAAAGTTACAAG ATATACCCAAACTTGAGCAGCTTATTGTTTCTCGTCTTCGAAACCTTATTCAAGATCGTTTGGTCCACCCGAACCATATCTCACTTGCTCTCCCTCGCATACTTTCACCGTCAGTTTCTTCTACTCCAATTTTGGAAGGTTTAGGTGAAGGCGCAGTCGATGCAATAAAGGACGCAGTTAGTGATGGAGTAAAAAGGATGGTGGAAGATTTCATGGGCGAAAATCCCTTAGAAGGGGCTTTGAATGAGCAAGGCGAAGGGCAGTGGGTAGATGAAAACTACCCCCCAACACCCCTCGTTCAGCCTCCTGGTACCTTCCCTACTCTTTCAGAGTCGTCTCGGcaatctcttcctccttctcgGCCCCAAAGTACCACTCACGGCCACCCCCAGCTATTCTATCGACGCCCTCTCATTCACCCGGCGCAAACTTACCATCACTATAATACCTATACTTTAGATCCACAAATTCCCCATTCCGTCTCTTACCGTCATCCTCCTCGAGAATCTCATATTCACAACCCACCCCAGACGCCCGTGCCCCAACGACCATCTCACGGACAGGGGCGCATGTCGACAGCGTCTAGTCTAACACCAAGCCAGAGTCAGAGCCAGTTCAGGTTCAGGGGGCAGTTTGCTTCGAGTATGAACCCTGGCCAGGTAGGTACAAGTCGTTAA